From the genome of Desulfovibrio psychrotolerans, one region includes:
- a CDS encoding type II toxin-antitoxin system RelE/ParE family toxin, with the protein MILSFKCKKTKNLYESAKSRHFSDITKTALRKLDMIEAAKTLDDLKVPPGNQFEALQGDRLGQHSIRINKQWRICFVWDEAHNSAIEVEIVDYH; encoded by the coding sequence ATGATATTATCATTTAAATGCAAAAAAACTAAAAACCTCTATGAATCGGCAAAATCGAGACATTTTAGTGACATAACCAAGACTGCTTTACGTAAGCTCGATATGATAGAAGCAGCCAAAACGCTTGATGACCTAAAAGTGCCTCCCGGTAACCAGTTTGAAGCGCTACAGGGGGACAGATTGGGCCAGCACAGCATTAGGATTAACAAACAGTGGCGAATTTGCTTTGTCTGGGACGAAGCTCATAATTCCGCCATTGAGGTAGAAATAGTCGATTACCACTAG
- a CDS encoding HigA family addiction module antitoxin produces the protein MRIKTHPGEVLREEFMVPFKLSASKLSGYLGVPLSRITEIVNEKRGVTADTAVRLAKFFGNSSEFWINLQVQHDLSKVNSEKQPEIKRIPNCHEVAACF, from the coding sequence ATGCGTATCAAGACACATCCCGGCGAAGTGTTACGTGAAGAGTTTATGGTTCCTTTCAAGCTGTCTGCCAGCAAGCTGTCAGGCTATCTTGGAGTACCGCTCTCGCGCATAACAGAAATCGTCAATGAGAAGAGGGGTGTGACAGCGGACACGGCAGTACGACTTGCTAAGTTCTTTGGTAATAGCTCTGAGTTTTGGATTAACCTCCAAGTTCAGCATGACCTCTCAAAGGTAAATTCAGAAAAGCAGCCAGAGATCAAACGTATCCCGAACTGCCATGAAGTGGCGGCCTGTTTCTAG
- a CDS encoding bacteriophage T4 gp5 trimerisation domain-containing protein, which translates to MREAIRKIVLKLFPEIAAGLHVPRYARVLAVADAPKDGGTCERFRPRYAVDIEVLTPEGEPDPAYPTYEAVPLPVPVGCGQEAGLFGFPQTGSLVVVEFAYGRPDHPLIRQVYPLGLSLPQLRAGELRWMQGEAVHQSADADGNWTRETDMAITDASRDRLITAVQKMETVAREIRRVTENSTERVDGVKRIEALGALRLLSAGSARLSSGDSLSLTTARDMGSTVGQDAKAVVGRNVTLDVRGDVTEQVAGDVAESVGGNQVETVTGDLVTTVGGDSSEIITGHKIMTAQNLVWEFGGSMRFGSGTVSLLHLMLDVWEHVRDALHVLADHTHQGGAVPKPDQSGEVHGHAEAVGEDRGKLEGITG; encoded by the coding sequence GTGCGAGAAGCAATTCGAAAGATAGTGCTCAAGCTGTTTCCGGAGATAGCGGCGGGGCTGCATGTGCCGCGCTATGCCCGCGTGCTGGCCGTGGCGGATGCGCCAAAGGACGGCGGCACGTGCGAGCGGTTCCGGCCCCGGTATGCTGTGGATATTGAGGTGCTGACCCCTGAAGGCGAGCCGGATCCGGCGTATCCCACGTATGAGGCTGTGCCGTTGCCGGTTCCTGTGGGATGCGGTCAGGAGGCGGGCCTGTTCGGCTTTCCGCAGACGGGCAGCCTTGTGGTGGTGGAGTTCGCCTACGGGCGGCCCGATCATCCGCTTATCCGGCAGGTGTATCCGCTGGGGCTATCGCTGCCGCAACTGCGGGCCGGAGAACTGCGCTGGATGCAGGGCGAGGCGGTACACCAGAGCGCGGATGCGGACGGCAACTGGACGCGCGAAACGGACATGGCCATAACGGATGCCAGCCGCGACCGGCTCATCACCGCCGTGCAGAAAATGGAAACCGTGGCGCGCGAGATCCGCCGCGTGACCGAGAACAGCACGGAGCGGGTGGACGGCGTGAAGCGCATCGAGGCGCTGGGGGCGCTGCGGCTTCTTTCTGCCGGATCTGCGCGGTTGTCGTCTGGAGATTCCCTGTCATTGACCACGGCCAGAGATATGGGCAGCACGGTGGGGCAGGATGCCAAGGCCGTTGTGGGCCGCAATGTGACGCTGGATGTGCGCGGGGACGTGACCGAACAGGTGGCGGGTGACGTGGCCGAGAGCGTAGGCGGCAACCAGGTGGAGACCGTAACGGGGGATCTGGTTACCACCGTGGGCGGCGATTCATCGGAGATCATCACCGGGCACAAGATCATGACCGCACAGAATCTGGTGTGGGAGTTTGGCGGCTCCATGCGGTTCGGTTCCGGCACAGTGAGCCTGCTGCACCTGATGCTGGACGTATGGGAGCATGTGCGCGATGCCCTGCACGTGCTGGCGGACCATACGCACCAAGGCGGGGCTGTTCCAAAGCCCGATCAGAGTGGGGAAGTGCACGGGCACGCGGAGGCGGTTGGAGAGGATAGGGGGAAGTTAGAGGGGATTACGGGATAA
- a CDS encoding baseplate complex protein — protein MSKFLMLDDYVLPGHGLMVQGALEIKNEELSGETSSTSTVNKGVKPKQFTVSLQVPYTEVAGMKKLTATAEAKDTGDRMRIYDCVNDTVNAMGVRQVQFTDRFAVNEAEGVRAWDVSFTLREFQSRPEMVEQRESAPKTVTQSSSGAAVDLATAEEQQTAQAVAEPLTLLEKLLKAVDSALGSGTEERAS, from the coding sequence ATGAGCAAATTTTTGATGTTGGACGATTACGTGTTGCCGGGGCATGGGCTGATGGTGCAGGGGGCTCTGGAAATCAAGAACGAAGAGCTTTCTGGCGAAACCAGCAGCACCAGTACCGTGAACAAGGGCGTGAAGCCCAAACAGTTTACGGTATCGTTGCAGGTTCCGTACACCGAAGTCGCAGGCATGAAGAAGCTGACCGCGACGGCAGAGGCCAAGGATACGGGCGACCGTATGCGCATCTATGACTGCGTGAACGATACCGTGAACGCCATGGGGGTGCGGCAGGTGCAGTTTACGGACCGTTTCGCCGTGAACGAGGCGGAGGGGGTGCGTGCGTGGGATGTGTCGTTCACGCTGCGTGAATTCCAGAGCCGTCCGGAGATGGTGGAGCAGCGGGAATCGGCTCCCAAGACGGTGACGCAGAGCAGCTCCGGCGCGGCGGTGGATTTGGCGACGGCCGAGGAACAGCAGACCGCACAGGCTGTGGCGGAGCCGCTGACATTGCTGGAAAAGCTGCTTAAGGCCGTGGACAGTGCGCTGGGATCCGGAACGGAGGAGCGCGCATCATGA
- a CDS encoding phage tail protein, which yields MATAITFAGESLIASKQAAGLPLVLDTFVLALVPGQDPNVAVDRSEGMPNAGTIVHTYAIPEEYRGFVNPNQVVYSMLLGSDLGDFTFNWLGLYSSADDVVVAISHLPEIAKWKTDLGTNTAGNNLTRNMLLEFSGAQAATGIIIQAATWQIDFTARLRGIDERERTSNRDIYGRALFWGDACKVGNDGALTLQPGTSYIEGIPVRYTVEQPVQAGAVVSKDVWLDVSLQAQGSDVVAVVVPVVVDTGTAQADYTDGASVRHYLVQLASIDAGGAVTDLRPALGVQAIADNVVAWIAGRTAADMGAAEAEHVHLTEEIVDLLPDPHQWLAGQRYPVTTLVAVDAAVTWDMAANPVAMITLTDAVTTVTLTNAQPGATYELTALQDATGGRSIAFPAAVRWPGGTALEVTQDANAEDLIMFSVRGSVGSPVVRGFAALTMQAVA from the coding sequence ATGGCTACCGCAATAACCTTTGCAGGCGAAAGTCTGATAGCCAGCAAGCAGGCTGCCGGGCTGCCGCTTGTGCTGGATACCTTTGTGCTGGCGCTTGTGCCTGGGCAGGATCCGAATGTTGCTGTGGACCGCAGCGAAGGCATGCCGAATGCAGGCACCATTGTGCACACCTATGCCATTCCGGAAGAGTACCGGGGGTTCGTGAATCCCAATCAGGTGGTGTATTCCATGCTGCTGGGATCCGACCTTGGCGATTTCACGTTCAACTGGCTGGGGCTGTACTCCAGCGCGGATGATGTGGTGGTGGCCATCTCGCACCTGCCGGAGATTGCCAAGTGGAAAACGGACCTTGGCACCAACACGGCAGGCAATAACCTGACCCGCAATATGCTGCTGGAGTTCTCCGGCGCTCAGGCTGCAACCGGCATCATCATTCAGGCGGCAACGTGGCAGATTGATTTCACCGCCCGGCTGCGTGGCATAGACGAGCGCGAGCGCACGAGCAACCGCGACATATACGGGCGCGCCCTGTTCTGGGGCGATGCCTGCAAGGTGGGCAACGATGGCGCGCTGACCCTGCAGCCGGGCACATCGTACATTGAGGGCATACCCGTGCGGTATACCGTGGAGCAGCCCGTGCAGGCCGGGGCGGTGGTCAGCAAGGATGTGTGGCTGGATGTGAGCCTGCAGGCGCAGGGATCTGATGTTGTGGCCGTTGTGGTGCCCGTGGTGGTGGATACCGGCACGGCGCAGGCGGACTACACGGACGGGGCAAGTGTGCGGCATTATCTTGTGCAGCTGGCATCCATTGATGCCGGTGGTGCGGTGACGGATCTGCGGCCCGCGCTGGGAGTGCAGGCCATTGCCGACAACGTGGTGGCGTGGATAGCAGGACGCACAGCGGCGGATATGGGGGCGGCGGAAGCCGAGCACGTCCACCTCACCGAAGAGATTGTGGATCTTCTCCCTGATCCCCACCAGTGGCTGGCAGGCCAGCGCTACCCGGTGACCACGCTGGTTGCCGTTGACGCCGCTGTAACGTGGGACATGGCTGCTAATCCCGTGGCCATGATCACGCTGACCGATGCTGTGACAACCGTGACGCTGACCAACGCGCAGCCCGGCGCGACCTACGAGCTGACCGCACTGCAGGACGCGACCGGGGGGCGGTCAATCGCGTTTCCGGCAGCCGTGCGTTGGCCCGGCGGCACAGCGCTGGAGGTGACACAGGATGCCAACGCGGAAGACCTGATTATGTTCTCGGTGCGTGGCTCTGTGGGGTCGCCGGTTGTTCGTGGCTTTGCCGCACTGACCATGCAGGCGGTGGCGTAA
- a CDS encoding phage tail protein — MAVNISLPFWMAKGELDKLRLSAEAWWAQVLEWAAWPVRQLDTDTCDELVLDMVAWQRDIARFDGEPLSLYRKRIKYAYANARDAGSVAGFKRIFQRLGIGYVEIEERMPGIDWDIVDIQLTDSQLAENQALLTVLIQHYGRTCRRYRWKIITPLPVSMRVVEFGNEYVAELAKVPPCMIRVGSVDFGNDYATL, encoded by the coding sequence ATGGCCGTGAACATCTCGCTGCCGTTTTGGATGGCCAAGGGCGAACTGGATAAGCTGCGCCTGTCCGCAGAGGCATGGTGGGCGCAGGTGCTGGAGTGGGCAGCGTGGCCTGTACGCCAGCTGGACACCGACACCTGCGACGAGCTGGTGCTGGATATGGTGGCATGGCAGCGCGACATCGCCCGGTTCGATGGTGAACCGCTCAGCCTGTACCGCAAGCGTATCAAATATGCCTACGCCAACGCACGCGACGCGGGCAGCGTGGCCGGATTCAAGCGCATATTCCAGCGGCTGGGCATCGGCTACGTGGAGATTGAGGAGCGCATGCCCGGCATTGACTGGGATATTGTGGATATCCAGCTCACGGACTCCCAACTGGCGGAGAATCAGGCGCTGCTCACCGTACTTATACAGCACTACGGGCGGACCTGCAGGCGCTACCGCTGGAAGATCATCACGCCCCTGCCCGTCTCCATGCGGGTGGTGGAGTTCGGCAACGAGTACGTGGCGGAACTGGCAAAAGTGCCTCCGTGCATGATCCGGGTTGGATCCGTGGACTTTGGCAATGACTACGCGACACTGTAA